The window ATGatatataaatcatcaataagtttgcattgtcttttttttctctcattttcGTTTCCTAGcattatttacatttttttcccaactCATGAACattatctcatcatcatcgtcataggAAATTCCAGAAgctaattgaattattattatctatcgattttctgtttgtttatttatttaagaTTATcatatcgtcatcattctGAATTGACTGATTGACATGATTTGCCATTTTACTTGAATTCaagtgtatttttttttggtgagtaagtaaatgaatgaaaaagatgaagaaaaagcGAACATGTAAGTGTATGTGGCAGTGATGATAAGAATCtttcaatgaatgagaaCCACTTTTCAttgagaaaaataataaataaataaataaaaggGACAATCAAGATCTGGTGATTATCTtcaagagagagaaagaaaaaaccaattttttgTCGTTCTGACAAtctgaataaaataaacaaacaaattcttgACAAACTTGATGAAATCATGGTtaattgttgatttattaccatcatcatcatcatcattacaaaatCGTTACacatttcaaacattttgttgACCAAATGAATGGTGAGgccaaagaaaaatatatttcGAATGATTCATATACTTTACTTGGCCACTGTTTGTTTAGtttttctgatgatgttTCGATTTGtataaatcaaatcgatataCGAATAAATCACACGTTGACAGGCCAatcattcttcttcttcttcttcttcttcgtctTTCGAagatgtgtatgtgtgcgtgtgtgtggcCATagtatttcatttcaaattcattcattgattcattttgatgataatcgacgacgatgatgagaaaaaaaaatttgtcactTGCCTGAAAATGAATGTCATTTGATGATACTATTCTCAACCAATTTCTATTATGTTATGTAATGATGACAGAATCAACTTATTTGTGTAGTGAATgatgtccatttttttcattaattcatcatcaccaagaaaaaaaaattggtgacaattattcatttgaatgaatatctatttgatttggatttaTTACACGGGATTTATTTTACtatttggcttttttttgttgcgaaaaaaccaaatataaCCCGTTGGCCATGTTTGTCAGATtatttcgttcattcattcattcaaccctgtaataaatcaatcaaggaaaaaaattttatacaaacataaaatctattcatttgaatttaatggtggtgatgtggaaaaataaaattgaaaattgatttttgtcatggttttattttcatccaaacaaaaacaaaaaaaaaattcacacaaGCACTCACcacatcaaaattattttttgttttttttgtttcgtatCGATAATagaaggaaaaaacaaaatatttttcatcattgaatatcatTTCTCTCTTTGCTATATTTATACAACTCTccaacaaatacaaaaatactAAGCaacgaaataataattgaattcaatttgacgACATGAGCCAAACGACAAGAATGatccaaattattattactatttaTATTGCATTATCACATATATCGCTGGATTCTGGAATAAAATTTGTCCAAAGAATGGAACATGTATAGAtctagagagagagagagggagaaagagaatatattgatattattataacgAAAAGAATAATGAGAAAcggttaatttttttttctcttcatatTTCCTATTCCATTAATAAGTAttctcgttgttgttgttgttgttgttatgagcaacatcaacaacaacaacaaaagcaaagatgctatgaaatgaaatagaaatggagagaaaaaaaaattggagcTGTCAAATAAGTCAACTCActactcacacacacacacaaagtaaatgtacattttttttgccgtcCACAtgtgatatgatgatgaaaagaataaGTTGGGAACTTTTTGCCAagtctgctgctgctgctgctgttgatgcTTAAGGCcgtattttatttcatttcattttttctgttcattccAAACTatgatacaacaacaacaacaacaacaacgggtAACAGCACCTAGTGACATTAATGACAATCATCCTgactctctctctttctctctgtaTTTTgagatgaaaattaaatgaaaagaaaaaactatcGAACGAATGAACAACCAGATAATATCGAAGAATGAAATATTATTTCATCgccaagaaaagaaaaagaagaaaacagaaaaaaatggtggaaaaaaaaatttcatcgacTATGGTGGCCTGCTGCATAAATAACAACTGGATGGAATCCGGATCaagatcgtttttttttcgttgtttgaCCAAATTTTCGtcttttctttgaatttttgttttgatcaaGATTTCATACATCCAACcacttgatgatgaccagcattatatgatgatattattgcGATTAAGTTGTTTgagaagagagaaaaaaaattatttaacgTTGTCATCGGTCGACgacaatttatcatcatcatcattcaagaTTCTTATGGgttcgaaaagaaaaaaatattcaaattacaaatattgaaaggaaaaataatgttcaacaattcaacaacaacaacaaaaaaatcatagaaTGACGTGAATAAAAGATTACCTTTTacgaatgaaaatagaaagaaaaaatgaataaatacaCAAAGACAAAATGCAAAACATCTTAACAAATTGccgaaaaaaatactgacagcaacaacaacaacaacaaagtttaatttcattcaatgtgatttgtcaaaagaagaagaagaagaagaaaaaaaatcacatcaaccacaaaaacaacaactaaaatcaatggatgatgatcaatcaatatttattcattttttttctttggaatttttttttttgattgtcgaCAATTATTATCTGTACACGCGACAtgtgattgataatttttaaatttttcaatatttaataggtgatgaaaatttcaattcaatcgattgattgattgaatgattaatcatcatcatcatcagcattcaATCACAaagattcaatcatttcttgttgttcagttgaccaatgatgatgatgatgatgacgatgaatacAAATTCTGCATTATAATAGTCAAGAATTTCTAgtgaataataaacattcaatctatcaaaatttttgaaagaaaaacaattagaATCTTGTCGAAAAGAAAGCTTCTTGTATTGAGAGTGagatatgtttgtgtgtatgtgtgtgtttaatatAAGTTGcactaaaaaaaagtggattTAAAAATAGccgaaacagaaaaaaaacaaacacgaacaacactgtgtgtgtgtacaaatttttttttctctctctctctctctctattcgatcatcgatcataatcaaaaagaaaaagaaaaaagaagaaaaaatgtctCAATCACATAATATATTCAATCCTATCGATTGGCGCCAATTGACTTTTCGTCTTTACATTTTGTCGatagattgttgttgttggtgttgttgtttttcaccataataatacaacaacaaccaaaagctttcaatcaaaaaaaaaaattcattgttcatctataataatttgttatttttcacTGTTGAATATTTGGATATGTGTCTGTTCAGATTAATtgtatcaccatcatcatcctgaATGGCGCCCTTGATTCATATTATTCAAGTACtttatgtgtgtttttggatttttttttcttgagaCATAAGACACAAGACAAGATGGATAGACTTTTTAAGGTCAGACCATTGtatatttatgtgtgtgtgtgatcattAATTATGATTCGAATAGCAAACtttcacatacacatatatcataatcataatctaTTATTACCAGTGTGGTGATGATATAAAAAGGTAGCAAATAGAATCTattacacacaaacaaacatagaatccatgtatttttttttctaaccaTAAATGACATTGTATATCTTCGTGTGTAATGgattatgaaaatgatcatctttcagaaaaaaaatctctctctctctctccctagTCCATGTCATGTCACgagaaaatttccatttttctctcgtgatttttgtattattgattcttcatccattcattcagtttGTTGTTTAGTTAGCCTGGTTGATTGTTTGGTTGGTGTGTTTTCCTTTTActttcataatcataattcaatcaatcaatcattcagtttatttttttttcttcttatcatttgttgatttattattctcTGATGTTGATAAATAATATACATGTCATatatctattcattcatttatgttTGCTTGTTTTGGCCATATATCGTCATTATCGTagcacgtttttttttctcctacTACactattgttgtcgttgttgttgtttgagaAACGATTATCAccgttttgatgatgatgatgatgatgaaaagtgaTGATTAACATTAGTCACATCTCATTGTAACAAGCTAATTcgtcattcaatttttccttGTTAgaatttgtgttttttttctacgttTCGGGTTTTTTGGGTTTTtctaatgttgttgttgttgttgttgtttgattccacgaaattttcttgattgaCAAAGactgatgatcatcatgatgatggacagggcaacaacaaaaataatggtggttttcacgtttttttttcttctttatttcTACTTGGTatagattttgatgaatcaatgaaaagtACCGATGTCATGGCtagattcattcaaaaaaattttgcggTTTTTCACACACTcactcgcacacacacacacacacacatgtcattgtcattcgaaatgattgaatgtgaATTGACACAATTCActaaataacaacaacgaaaacttttaattcattcaacattgaattgaCCTCTACAAATTATAATGTTTCAAATCGaacacaattttttctccattcttCAATATGaaccggaaaaaaatattcaaaaaaaggTAGCCCTTACCAACACCGCTAGTTAGTAAGTAGCAAAAATCAAGTCAACAAATAACAAGTCTTGATTTCAAATGTCAATCAAATGTCtctcattctctctctctctccttaACCTAACTTTacttaatcaatcaatcaatttatattcaGTTTAAAATATCATTGTGTGACATGAccactaaaaaaaatcaaatatgtGTAGATTGATTTATCGTTTATTTGTGTACCATTCATGACAATGATATGATGTATGATCTGTTTGCTTTGGTTTGGAGGTGAGGGTGGTACTGgcgttcaaaaaaaaaccacgaCTCGTGTTTTtcatgtcattattattatcatcaggatgtattctgtgtgtgtgtgtggtaatACAACCagacaaaattaaattaacatctcatcatcaatgtcaattgaacatcgatcgatttgagttttgatttaaaaatgaaaataaaatgtaaattctttttttccaatacatGATGCGCCATCTTGTGACCAACAATGGCAAaggtgacaaaaaaaaaatttcttgttacacaattgaaaattgatttcaattatcgatcagacacacacacacacactacaaCTGTGATGATTACTTActatattattgattgagcttcttgttattgttgttgttattgttgttgatgttgttgaagaCGAATGAAATAGGCGAAGAAAGAAACAACAATCCGTaatcattacaatcaatcaaaaaaaaagattgtgTATTTGgccccgaaaaaaaaattcattggaaattatAGCCCATGAAAATTGTGCTCATACAATACTGCTCGTTATGCtcgtcacacacacacacacacactctcaatcatctttatcaaacaatggccaataataataataatattggatTCAACAaactagagaaaaaaaaatccgattgAAAAACATAGATTACGATATCATCagtggttattattattatatttttataaCCAGAATCGATCTGTAGTGGTTTTTattccaatcaaaaaaaagaagaaaaaactctTAATGGTAaaaccagatgatgatgataataataagaagatgatgatgaagtaaacgaaaaaaaaaaattcaagtcaatagaaaaaaacgaaaataaagGTAAAGCATATAATTTGTGACCctgtgttttgtgtgtgtgtgtgtgtggttaaCAATCGTtggccaaataaaaaaaaaaagaaagacgAAATCAATCTCCGTAACCTTTTTCTTCAAATCTCTGTGTCTGTTTCACCACCTATTTCATATAGTATATAGTtagataatgaaaacaacgaaaCGATAAACTTCAATCATCACCTTTAGATTTagattcatgatgatgatcataataatctaCAATAACTTTTGTcgcatttgttgttgttgttgttgttgttatcaccATACTTTGGTGCAGTTaccatttatgatgatgataataatttaaccCGAATTGTATCATGGccaaaataatcaatgtttgaaaattatttctcacacaggcacacacacacacacttgtcttgtcttgtagtgttttgttgataagattttcattcaaagttTACCgcgatgaaagaaaattagacaaaccaaaaaaaaaaaaaaaacgtaaagaaaaacgaacaaactaaggaattttcaatttattcttgttgtcgtcgttgttgttttcttttttttagtacTTGTCATCGATgtaatgttttcaattttttgttgttgttgttgttgttttgtcttCATATCCATTCCttggtttgtgtgtgtgttggtgtttcattttctatcATAAGAatgcaacacacacacacacacaagaaaatgtcattgacattgatgtgtaaaaacaaaattaaactagtttttttttgttgagatTACTACCACCAGACCAATCCCTGGATTCTatcgattggatttttttttcgttgctttttttaatgtaatgaaaccaaaccaaaaaaaaaatccaatcaaaattcatcgaCGAAAATTGCCGATTCTACAACAATTAAGAAttagatttgattgaatcattcaaatgtgGGTACAAAGAccgaaaattcatttaaattgaatgaaattaacTCTGAATAAATTGCATTGCATACGTATACGTACGCAAAAAATAAAGTGATATGATTGTGACAATGACTAACATGGTTTTTCTAAttaaaatcgattcaaattaaattgctggtttttttttgcttttttcattaattctaTCGATAACTAATTGCATTTCTACAACGAAgatcaaaaattaatttgatttgatttgatttgattcaatttcaaatgtaataacaatgatcattgagaatcattgtttttcccgacaacaacaatcaaccgATCAGAACTTTGATTAGccatcaacattgatgatgacaaaattgaATCTGACTACAAAATCAGAATTTatccaaattgattttgaatttaatcaacGGCTAATTTTTTATGATATTCAAACACTGGAATTcgttctgtgtgtgtgtgtgtgtgggtgtctACACATTTCACAATATTTTGAAACTATGAAACttcatgttttttgatttatcgaTGCCTGTCTGTGTAATATGCCATTAGgcgatttgaattttttttttttgaacattgTCATTCTCAAATCATATATTGAGATacatatattgattgattaccagaatcatcatttacattaAATGCGtgtggttttttctttcattcattaagcAGTTAgttcatttgattataaaaaaaaagtttcagaCACAccttgtttattttcatataaaatgTAGTAGGATGCGCTAAATGTTGgccacacacaaacaaaaaaaaaaataaatcttaATCTTGGATTaaagaaaaccaaaaaaaaaaaaaaaaacaatcaaatcaaatgaaaaaaaattgcttgttgtctttgatgattatcaaaacaacaacaacgaaaatctCATTTAGACGCCTaacctctctctctctctctctctatctctcgtAAATCtaattttgaacattttttttgttcactacaaattaattaattaatttttcttcattataaagattcattttttgtaaCAAAATAGCTATAACATAGATGTGTGTAGTCctgagaagaagaagaaaaaattcaaaattcatgattcatgaaaacaatcaatattaGATCAATGATAACAAATGAATGGCCAATAAATCACTAAatcttatttttcttttttgttgaagataatgatgatgatgattaccacGTTATTTATTTCggatatccaaaaaaaaacccattcattttaagtgtgtgtgtgtggcggaaaaaatggtcaatatACAATAATGGATCTACAGCGATGAAAATCGCATTTTATagcctgtgtgtgtgtgtgtgtgtggcttATCCGTTTTATCTTGGATGTTTATCtttcttttgatgatgatgatgctttaAATctaaatagattttttttctttacccCATTATCATTGGTGTGTTTGTCTTGttatcacaaaaaaataatcaaatttttgatgatgatcattatcatctttgtGGTTGGCCAGACAGATATCATACATTCGAGTgccgaaaaaacaaaacaaaaatatgttgtaattgaaaaaaaaattgctcaccctctttttttctgaccgctaaaaattgttttttttcttaacaacaacaacaacaacaactgatgACCAATCGGGCTAATTCTTgctatgaatgaaaatgataaaagaaTTTATATCCAGAATGTTTACGTTGATTATTTAACACACCACAACCTACATATGTGgtagatttgtttttttttgttttggacacaaaaaaaacaaatttttttcatttaggTCTCTCctagaaaattatttttccttttttttgattgagttttttgctattcattggattttttttctttgttcataTTATTGCTCTGAGGAAAAAGtctttgaaattgaatttttttccactttgaAGGTATTTTCTCAGTTTCTAAATAATTTAGCAATTCTACATAGAGAAtcgttcaaaaaaaaaatgcaaatatGTCAACCCTTTTGGCTGATTTTcggtattttattttgttaagaaaaaaaatcatcattattcaatgaaaatgttgttcTCCACCAGCATGCAATAGctcgatgattatgattatgattacatGACAAGACATCGTTTGACAGGTTTTCAAATATTCTTTGATTATATCACCGGCGGCAACGGCTTTAATATTAATTTGTCTCTagcctgtttttttttatttcattcaattttgttgttatttattatgatttgaaatttttgttcctCATTATTCACATTTGGTCTGTTGCTTGGGTGAATGTTTTTACAAACGAACACGacatttgttcaatttttttagttgataattgaaaaaagtttcaaatcaaaaaaaaaaagaattatgaTGTAAATGTAGTTTatattcgtgtgtgtgtgtgtgtgtgtttgaaataagaaaaaaaaatgcttaaAATGGCTGAAATTCCATCATTTACACTCAACTGATTAAAATGCTGTTtacagcgaaaaaaaagaagaaaataattgataaacttgtcaatcaaaatttatgaccaatatttattcataatttgattgattgatatgcgaatcaaatcaatgtaATCGgcaatgatttgattttcttcttcatcttgTTAtccaagagaaaaaaaaacactcatgaatatcatttgatcatgattgactgattgattgatcatgtgatattgaaaaaaaatcaaaacttttttaccattttttcttgattctgattctcaatatatggaatttttttttgttcgtatttcaatttcattttttttctttttctaattaaagtaattaaaatgaataaatcatgtgatgatggaaaatgagagaaatttttattttctcgataATTATAATTGCGATTCATTTCTCCATCAACTAATGCGTCCCATCTGAACGAATTGCTCTAAAACTGACAATCCAAAAAAAGACACGTATTAATTAGGCgatgaagaattttattattccaaTTCTGGATTCATGTCtaaactatgatgatgattcacatgtgtataatcatcatcatcatcatcatcatgatcctggaacacaacaacaacagcagcctcacaaaattcaaactacacacacactaccAGACATGAATagattacatttttttttgttgttggaaaattGCTTCTTTTCCATGTTGACCATATCGAATGTTGTGAATGGTGTGGGTATCCATTGAgccatttttcattccaatcCATCAATGTCAAATTctcgttcttttttttctcgtttcattttagttttgtgttcttttttttctaatatcTTCACTGACTGATATggaacattgttgttgttggtcttGTGCCACGTTTTTAGTaaaagcaaattttttttgcttcttctATCACTAGCACGATGtattctcattcatttattcattcatagtcAATGGAAGACCAgcataaaacaaaatcaatgcacatgaatgaataacaCAAAGAATTTAGAACCAAAAATTctatatttaaattttttttgcatatacaaccattataataatatgatttcaaatgttttttcatcatcatcatcatgattataatgaaagccaatggttcatttcattttcatttcatttttatttgattgtgattatgatgatgatgatgaaaccaaCCAAGTGATCCATTTAAGCGAatgttattataattatatatgctgctgctgctgctttaGTTGCTTTAGTGTGTTGGTCTTGCTTGTATTGATGGATTTGTCATCTATACGAATCTGGAATACACTTTTGTATTCCAgtgaatgattgataaaataattttttcccattaaTAATAGATACATACAATAaaagagagagtgagagatgAAAGTGGAGATATTAGtcgtcattttttaaatgaaaactATTCAATCATCTAgatttttggttgatttttctgttgatCGTATCATTTTGtagaatgattgaaaaaagttGACATTCAAAGTCCTGCTTATtatcctgatgatgatccagaatATCTAATCAACTCTATGTCTTGTGGGTGATTCAAGGCATACACTTgtatgacaacaaaaaccatttgaatgaatcatctATTCGtattggaatgaatgaattcacaTTCTGACtgactttatcatcatcatcatcattacaaccGCTCACCTTGATTGACTTTCTACAGATGTGATGTAAAGTCTATAAagtattatcattatcattgaaaaaaaattgattgcatgaatattttttgattgattataacATTATTAATCTGCGAAATGAATCATGTTTTCATGTTGattaaaattggaaaaaaaacctaaattTTCAGTACCAAATGTTGAAagtgatcaaattttttttatggcttGTTTTTCAGAGATTTCATTAGAAAAGCAGAAATTTctatgtcttttttttctcgttgctgttaatgattttcaacagcgcgattgattcattcattcattcatgtcaatcggattatttttttttcgttttgtttttattaagCATCTTTAGCcagtatttttgtttctcaaaAGATAAATTAACACATCACCttcatcattcgatgatatagacttttttttattttgtttgaaacgaaaattttcatcaattattatcgttgAACGGTTTTTTGGCCCGTGAATTGTGctctgataataataataataataataatcgtaacACACGCAAATCGCCAACGCCAATgttcacacacacgcatttcttttttcaccTGTCATCAACTTAATTCCGAAATTAATGTTTTCTTtgtctttgatttttttttcgttatttctttcatttgaaaaaaccttgtctttatttgaaaaattcatttcaaatgtttcatttgtcaTATAATTTGTAATCGgtcattttgtttggttaatttattttttgaattacaTCATCccatgacaacaaaaaaaaaatttcaaaattgcaGAGCTACTGACGCCATCTGCAGGACTAATTGAGAagtttcttgaaaaaaattcgaaattttttttttagaatttttccaatcatttaaaaatggTTTCGAATgtgaataatcaaaatctttcaaataataatcgtatTGAAAATGTCTGCAAATTGTAATCGTATAGAAGATCCAGAAGTGTATTCGCTTTTGAATGATGTTACCAAACGAATCGATCATATTCGACAATTGTTGGAAAGTGAAAAAACTTGATGCTTCAGGTCGATTCAAATGTTATGTCGCCAATCTGATCGATAATTTGGAATTTCAACTTAATGATGGATCGCTTGTGGTCCATGATGATGCAGAAGAATCGAAACTATCCAATCATTAATGGAAAATGttccaatttttatttaaattgattcttgccaaatgaaaaaacgtttacaataaaattaaaatattttgaaaaaaatctaacatattgaaaatgagcgaaaattatcaaaattctaaaaaaaaaattcaatttctgaACAGCAGCACTGTGTTATGTGTTAATGTTTACgtggattattattttgatcttTACCActggatttattttttcgtgaAAATATATTCctcaatgatgacgatgatggtgatgaactAGTTCTTGGATGAAATTTTGTATTCTTCCGTAATAATGACGGATTTATGCcataaatttcattattatcattgatggcattatcgatgttgttgttattgatggAACCACGACCatgattattcatttgtgCAGGAATCATCgatggtggcggtggtggtggcggtatCATTGTAATTGGATCAAATATTGTTGAACgaaaaacatcattatgattcGGATAGAatgaattcatattcaatgatgatgatgatgatgatggttgttgattgttccataatttttttgcaatcaTTGCTTTACGAACAATTGGTGGTTGATTTGTACGTGGCATCATCGGATAacgttgatttgattgttgttgttgttgttgattattattataaaattttgGTACATGTGCACTTAATCCATAAAaatatggatcatcatctatgTATGGGatataaatatttcaatcatcatcaaataatttaatttttgttattatagAAAATTACCTAGATTTGACGAAAGAGGTctctgctgctgttgttgttgttgttgttttatcattatcacattattattattattattattatcatcttcataatCCGGTTCCGGTAATGTTAATGgtggatttttattatttaaatcaCGTGGTGGTAGCTTTGGtggtaataatgaatttgattgatggtgattattattattattataatgaaaatgataatggccaTTTTGGAAtttcgatgacgatgaaattGTTATTGGTAATGAATAGAAATTATCTTctgttgaaagaaaaaattagcaTAATTATcgttatgaaaaaaaaccaactgATAACAAACCAGCAATTctgttgattgatgatgatgatggtggtaataatttcatcaacatttccAATGCAACCAGATTTATCAATATACACCATACAGGTGTATTTAGCAACAATTCATCCGTATTGATCGATACAAACGATATGAAACAGAAACATTTCTGTTCTAACAGACGTGTATTTGGTGTTGATAatcgaaattcattcaatagatCATTATGATATTGTTTCATATCAAACAATTGTATCGATTTTcgttgttcaattttttcaataatcataTTATCCATTTTatcgaaatgaatcaaaaacacaTCAGCATCGG of the Dermatophagoides farinae isolate YC_2012a chromosome 1, ASM2471394v1, whole genome shotgun sequence genome contains:
- the LOC124492651 gene encoding uncharacterized protein LOC124492651 isoform X2 → MPLIQRNLFPSRPPSKKCDGPSVLRAANNINNNHNNNSMNNNHDSINNRTIINPNLSLYSNANKLFKPQQLSTDQSIINVNNNNNNNNNSKGNGNNNKKDAKKLRKIHSTSMISLLAINNNNNLVPNSGRTKVKISYDSQDSFNTSSDTSSDPNSLCSSSSSSVDNNNMISRRRILSRSRDALNNSSTTTTSDDYTSFTQQQQQQQHDEDVWYNKTKLISDHVDEIITKWDQIDDEIWAKVICMERNRRVAKAYARTPILTINGFNIGFDGHRIGLNGFKNPMRDRKCFEIKNQINDGIKIRMDENGNLLVKRITDADVFLIHFDKMDNMIIEKIEQRKSIQLFDMKQYHNDLLNEFRLSTPNTRLLEQKCFCFISFVSINTDELLLNTPVWCILINLVALEMLMKLLPPSSSSINRIADNFYSLPITISSSSKFQNGHYHFHYNNNNNHHQSNSLLPPKLPPRDLNNKNPPLTLPEPDYEDDNNNNNNNVIMIKQQQQQQQQRPLSSNLDDDPYFYGLSAHVPKFYNNNQQQQQQSNQRYPMMPRTNQPPIVRKAMIAKKLWNNQQPSSSSSSLNMNSFYPNHNDVFRSTIFDPITMIPPPPPPPSMIPAQMNNHGRGSINNNNIDNAINDNNEIYGINPSLLRKNTKFHPRTSSSPSSSSLRNIFSRKNKSSGKDQNNNPRKH
- the LOC124492651 gene encoding uncharacterized protein LOC124492651 isoform X1 — encoded protein: MPLIQRNLFPSRPPSKKCDGPSVLRAANNINNNHNNNSMNNNHDSINNRTIINPNLSLYSNANKLFKPQQLSTDQSIINVNNNNNNNNNSKGNGNNNKKDAKKLRKIHSTSMISLLAINNNNNLVPNSGRTKVKISYDSQDSFNTSSDTSSDPNSLCSSSSSSVDNNNMISRRRILSRSRDALNNSSTTTTSDDYTSFTQQQQQQQHDEDVWYNKTKLISDHVDEIITKWDQIDDEIWAKVICMERNRRVAKAYARTPILTINGFNIGFDGHRIGLNGFKNPMRDRKCFEIKNQINDGIKIRMDENGNLLVKRITDADVFLIHFDKMDNMIIEKIEQRKSIQLFDMKQYHNDLLNEFRLSTPNTRLLEQKCFCFISFVSINTDELLLNTPVWCILINLVALEMLMKLLPPSSSSINRIAEDNFYSLPITISSSSKFQNGHYHFHYNNNNNHHQSNSLLPPKLPPRDLNNKNPPLTLPEPDYEDDNNNNNNNVIMIKQQQQQQQQRPLSSNLDDDPYFYGLSAHVPKFYNNNQQQQQQSNQRYPMMPRTNQPPIVRKAMIAKKLWNNQQPSSSSSSLNMNSFYPNHNDVFRSTIFDPITMIPPPPPPPSMIPAQMNNHGRGSINNNNIDNAINDNNEIYGINPSLLRKNTKFHPRTSSSPSSSSLRNIFSRKNKSSGKDQNNNPRKH